A portion of the Actomonas aquatica genome contains these proteins:
- a CDS encoding class II aldolase/adducin family protein produces the protein MPKILTAREVEALLRAGEAVPADARLTPSARDLVEDRRRNGRTFTANAPRAGSAAPATKPAASSATPPAPSTPDYEFRWAPGSDPKTPSDIQRFFTSPAIEELKVRICDIGRRLWEREYTDGNGGNITIRVGDNLALCTPTLICKGFMKPADICLVDLDGNQLAGTRKRTSEAMTHFGIMKRQPAAKSCVHAHPPHATAFAIANAEIPTCLIPEAEVFLGKIALAKYQTPGTPENADEVGQLGIDHQAILMQNHGVIVWGKDVEDAYWKMENIDSYCKTVAIAGGLGSGLHRFGTDKLKDLIGLRKALGMPDPRAELEECELCSDNSEFRPGAVCQATPPSSAAPATAEVDPQVETLVQSLTNEILRQLATAK, from the coding sequence ATGCCCAAGATCCTCACCGCCCGAGAAGTCGAGGCCCTGCTCCGTGCCGGCGAAGCCGTGCCGGCCGACGCCCGCCTCACCCCATCCGCCCGCGACCTCGTCGAGGACCGCCGCCGCAACGGCCGCACCTTCACCGCCAACGCGCCTCGCGCCGGCTCCGCTGCGCCCGCCACCAAACCGGCCGCCAGCTCCGCCACACCCCCGGCTCCGTCGACGCCCGACTACGAGTTCCGCTGGGCGCCCGGCAGCGATCCCAAGACCCCCTCCGACATCCAACGTTTCTTCACCTCGCCCGCCATCGAGGAACTCAAGGTGCGCATCTGCGACATCGGTCGCCGCCTCTGGGAACGGGAATACACCGACGGCAACGGCGGCAACATCACCATCCGCGTCGGCGACAACCTCGCCCTCTGCACCCCCACCCTCATTTGCAAGGGCTTCATGAAGCCCGCCGACATCTGCCTCGTCGACCTCGACGGCAACCAACTCGCCGGCACCCGCAAGCGCACCTCCGAAGCCATGACCCACTTTGGCATCATGAAGCGCCAGCCCGCCGCCAAGTCCTGCGTGCACGCCCACCCGCCGCACGCCACCGCCTTCGCCATCGCCAACGCCGAGATCCCCACCTGCCTCATCCCCGAGGCCGAGGTCTTCCTCGGTAAGATCGCCCTCGCCAAATACCAGACTCCCGGCACCCCGGAAAACGCCGACGAAGTCGGCCAACTCGGCATCGATCACCAAGCCATCCTCATGCAGAACCACGGTGTCATCGTCTGGGGCAAGGACGTTGAGGACGCTTACTGGAAGATGGAGAACATCGACTCGTATTGCAAAACCGTCGCCATCGCCGGCGGACTCGGCAGCGGCCTCCATCGTTTCGGCACCGACAAACTCAAAGACCTGATCGGCCTGCGCAAAGCGCTCGGCATGCCCGATCCCCGCGCCGAACTCGAGGAGTGTGAGCTCTGCAGCGACAACAGCGAATTCCGCCCCGGCGCCGTCTGCCAAGCCACCCCGCCCTCCAGCGCCGCCCCCGCCACCGCGGAGGTCGACCCGCAGGTCGAAACGCTCGTCCAGTCCCTCACCAACGAGATCCTGCGCCAGCTCGCCAC
- a CDS encoding EutN/CcmL family microcompartment protein yields MKLGTVIGRITLSQQEPVYRGGQLLVVQPLTRDQLTGADTSPVASGSSLIVYDQLGAGQGATIGYTEGAEASQPFSNPAPVDAYNACIVHQLDYRPPSTT; encoded by the coding sequence ATGAAACTCGGCACGGTCATCGGACGCATCACCCTCAGCCAACAGGAGCCCGTTTACCGCGGCGGCCAGTTGCTGGTGGTGCAACCGCTCACCCGTGACCAGCTCACGGGCGCCGACACTTCCCCCGTCGCCTCCGGTTCGAGCCTCATCGTCTACGACCAGCTCGGCGCCGGCCAGGGTGCCACCATCGGCTACACCGAGGGCGCGGAGGCGTCTCAACCCTTTTCCAACCCGGCGCCCGTCGACGCCTACAACGCCTGCATCGTTCACCAGCTCGACTACCGCCCGCCTTCCACCACCTAG
- a CDS encoding EutN/CcmL family microcompartment protein, translating to MILARVDGTLIPATCPPSMVGKRTIICQPLGADGEDIGTPILAYDPLVSGLHQQVLISTDGSQTRQLVGDPHSPLRNFVLALVDPTLSSR from the coding sequence ATGATCCTCGCCCGCGTCGACGGCACCCTGATCCCTGCGACTTGCCCCCCCTCGATGGTCGGCAAGCGCACGATCATCTGCCAGCCGCTCGGCGCCGACGGCGAAGACATTGGCACGCCCATCCTCGCTTACGATCCGCTCGTGTCCGGTCTACACCAACAGGTGCTGATCTCCACCGACGGTTCCCAAACCCGCCAACTGGTGGGCGATCCGCACTCGCCGCTGCGCAACTTCGTGCTGGCGCTCGTCGATCCCACCCTCTCCTCCCGCTAG
- a CDS encoding aldehyde dehydrogenase produces the protein MSASLNLNEDLVRSVVAEVLQTFVRNGATPATSAAPQILTPAKRPGVFTDVAAACAAAQAAQLKLLAGGIAARAKVIEIVKTLCTQNAEIWGKFEFNETKIGRLAHKVEKLQIVKLVPGVEWLRPDARSGDHGITLEEFTPFGVIAAILPMTHSIPTLSGNIINIVAAGNSVVFNPHPGGAKSAALAVAAFNEAIKAETGIENLVCTIETPSLDSFDALCAAPEVKMICVTGGPAVVAAAMKSGKRAVCAGPGNPPVLVDDTVCVDKAARDIIAGGAFDNNLLCIGEKEVFVLDSVADKFMAALGRNGAHQLNTAQFERLTAAAFTNSPDAGGCSHPVLNRAFVGLDAATLAGHAGTSAPANTEMLFAECDALHAYVIEEQMMPVLPIVRVNSIEEGIRAALAAEHGYKHSAIIHSLNVDRMTAMARALDTTLFVKNGPSTAGLGLGGEGYLSYSIATTTGEGITTPRTFTRTRRCVMVDQLRIY, from the coding sequence ATGTCCGCCTCGCTCAATCTCAACGAAGACCTCGTCCGCAGCGTCGTCGCCGAGGTGTTGCAGACCTTCGTCCGCAACGGCGCCACCCCCGCCACCTCCGCCGCGCCCCAAATCCTCACTCCGGCCAAACGCCCCGGCGTTTTCACCGATGTGGCCGCCGCCTGCGCCGCCGCTCAGGCCGCCCAACTCAAACTGCTCGCCGGTGGCATCGCCGCCCGCGCCAAGGTCATCGAGATCGTCAAAACGCTCTGCACGCAGAACGCCGAGATCTGGGGCAAGTTTGAGTTCAACGAGACCAAGATCGGTCGCCTCGCCCACAAGGTGGAGAAGCTCCAGATCGTCAAACTCGTGCCCGGTGTCGAATGGCTTCGCCCCGACGCCCGCTCCGGCGACCACGGCATCACCCTCGAGGAGTTCACCCCCTTCGGCGTCATCGCGGCCATCCTGCCGATGACGCACTCCATCCCGACCCTCTCCGGCAACATCATCAACATCGTCGCCGCCGGTAACAGCGTGGTCTTCAACCCGCACCCGGGTGGCGCCAAGTCCGCCGCCCTCGCCGTCGCCGCCTTCAACGAGGCCATCAAAGCCGAGACCGGCATCGAAAACCTCGTCTGCACCATCGAAACCCCGTCGCTCGATTCCTTCGACGCCCTCTGCGCCGCCCCCGAGGTCAAGATGATCTGCGTCACCGGCGGTCCCGCCGTCGTCGCCGCCGCCATGAAATCCGGCAAACGCGCCGTCTGCGCCGGCCCGGGCAACCCGCCCGTGCTCGTCGACGACACCGTCTGCGTCGACAAGGCCGCCCGCGACATCATCGCCGGTGGTGCCTTCGACAACAACCTGCTCTGCATCGGTGAGAAGGAGGTCTTCGTCCTCGACTCCGTGGCCGACAAGTTCATGGCCGCCCTCGGTCGCAACGGTGCCCACCAACTGAATACAGCTCAGTTCGAACGCCTCACCGCCGCCGCCTTCACCAACTCGCCCGATGCCGGTGGCTGCTCGCACCCCGTGCTGAACCGCGCCTTCGTCGGTCTCGACGCCGCCACCCTCGCCGGTCACGCCGGCACCTCCGCGCCGGCCAACACCGAGATGCTCTTCGCCGAGTGCGACGCCCTGCACGCCTACGTCATCGAGGAACAGATGATGCCGGTCCTGCCCATCGTCCGCGTGAATTCGATCGAGGAAGGCATCCGCGCCGCTCTCGCCGCCGAACACGGCTACAAGCACTCCGCCATCATTCACTCCCTCAATGTCGATCGCATGACCGCCATGGCCCGCGCCCTCGACACCACGCTCTTCGTCAAGAACGGCCCCTCCACCGCCGGCCTCGGCCTCGGCGGCGAAGGTTACCTCAGCTACTCCATCGCCACCACCACCGGCGAAGGCATCACCACGCCGCGCACCTTCACCCGCACCCGCCGCTGCGTCATGGTCGACCAACTCCGGATCTACTGA
- a CDS encoding EutN/CcmL family microcompartment protein has translation MFLARVIGSVVSTKKDEIMRGRKLLLLRPQLVDEQDPAQFRSGANTIVAVDSLGAGAGDLVLFCQGSSARQATGMKTLPIDAAVVGLVDTVEVLGHRLA, from the coding sequence ATGTTTCTCGCCCGCGTCATCGGCTCAGTGGTCTCGACCAAGAAGGATGAGATCATGCGCGGCCGCAAACTGCTCCTGCTGCGCCCTCAATTGGTCGACGAGCAGGACCCCGCCCAATTTCGCTCCGGCGCCAATACCATCGTCGCCGTGGATTCCCTCGGTGCCGGCGCCGGCGACCTGGTGCTCTTCTGCCAGGGCAGCTCCGCCCGCCAGGCCACCGGCATGAAAACCCTGCCCATCGACGCCGCGGTCGTCGGCCTCGTCGACACCGTCGAAGTCCTCGGCCACCGCCTCGCCTAA
- a CDS encoding BMC domain-containing protein — protein sequence MAQSALGLLETRGLTALVAGTDAMLKSANVTLAAPMTQVGNALVTAVVTGDVAAVKAAIDSGAEAARQYGEVVSVQVIPRPHDDTAAILPKIKTAGKK from the coding sequence ATGGCTCAATCCGCCCTCGGACTCCTCGAAACTCGTGGCCTCACCGCGCTCGTCGCGGGCACGGACGCGATGCTCAAATCCGCCAACGTCACCCTCGCCGCCCCCATGACCCAGGTGGGCAACGCCCTCGTGACCGCCGTCGTCACCGGCGATGTCGCCGCCGTCAAGGCCGCCATCGATTCCGGCGCCGAAGCCGCCCGCCAATACGGCGAGGTCGTCTCCGTGCAGGTCATCCCGCGCCCGCACGACGACACCGCTGCCATCCTGCCGAAGATCAAGACCGCCGGTAAGAAATAA
- a CDS encoding acetate/propionate family kinase, producing MKLLVANLGSTSFKYRLLELAGSDVRELAKGGYERVTDHDDAINQALGALADQGLVRSAADLDGVAFKTVFGGELTGCVLADESVEKALLANADLAPAHNPPYAAGLRSFRERLPEVPRVALFETAFYQWVPDYARRYAVPESWFEAGIRRYGFHGASHKFVAERSAELLGRHDLAANVRRLYSDGPQTLPGAPVRVISCHLGGSSSVTAICDGVAWGTSMGLSPQSGLPQNNRVGDLDSAAVPAAVRRLGLTIEEAERQLTKESGLDGLSGVSNDLRDIKAAADAGNARAQRAIDAFIHAIRHWVGAFWFELGGCDALVFTGGIGENNPWLRAGVCAGLADLGLYLDPDLNASGPAEAPLTTFDSRTQVFVIPANEELVVAREAARLLSTLTPST from the coding sequence ATGAAACTCCTCGTCGCCAACCTCGGTTCCACGTCGTTCAAATACCGCCTGCTTGAGCTCGCGGGCAGCGACGTGCGCGAACTGGCCAAAGGCGGCTACGAGCGGGTCACCGATCACGACGACGCGATCAACCAGGCCCTCGGCGCCCTCGCCGATCAAGGTCTGGTGCGCTCCGCCGCCGATCTCGATGGTGTGGCCTTCAAGACTGTCTTCGGCGGTGAACTCACCGGCTGCGTGCTGGCCGACGAGTCCGTCGAAAAAGCCCTGCTCGCCAACGCCGACCTCGCTCCCGCCCACAACCCACCCTACGCCGCCGGCCTGCGCAGCTTCCGTGAACGCCTCCCCGAGGTGCCGCGGGTCGCGTTGTTCGAAACGGCGTTCTACCAATGGGTGCCCGACTACGCCCGGCGCTACGCCGTGCCGGAGTCGTGGTTCGAAGCCGGTATCCGTCGCTACGGGTTCCACGGTGCCAGCCACAAGTTTGTGGCCGAACGCTCCGCCGAACTCCTCGGTCGCCACGATCTCGCCGCCAACGTCCGCCGCCTCTACTCCGATGGTCCGCAGACTCTCCCCGGCGCCCCCGTGCGCGTGATCTCCTGCCACCTCGGTGGCTCCAGTTCCGTCACCGCCATCTGCGACGGTGTCGCCTGGGGCACCAGCATGGGCCTCAGCCCGCAGTCCGGCCTCCCGCAAAACAACCGCGTGGGTGACCTCGACTCCGCCGCCGTGCCCGCCGCGGTGCGCCGTCTCGGTCTCACCATCGAGGAAGCGGAACGCCAGCTCACCAAGGAAAGTGGTTTGGACGGCCTGTCCGGCGTCAGCAACGACCTCCGCGACATCAAGGCCGCCGCCGATGCCGGCAACGCCCGCGCCCAGCGCGCGATCGATGCCTTCATCCACGCCATCCGCCATTGGGTCGGCGCCTTCTGGTTCGAACTCGGTGGCTGCGACGCCCTCGTTTTCACCGGCGGCATCGGCGAAAACAACCCGTGGTTGCGCGCCGGCGTCTGCGCCGGCCTGGCCGACCTCGGACTCTATCTCGATCCCGACCTCAACGCCTCCGGTCCCGCCGAGGCGCCCCTCACCACCTTCGATTCCCGGACGCAGGTGTTCGTTATTCCCGCCAACGAAGAACTCGTCGTGGCCCGCGAAGCGGCCCGCCTGCTCTCCACCCTCACGCCTTCAACTTAA
- a CDS encoding BMC domain-containing protein: MANEALGMIETKGLCSLVEAADAALKAANVEMTGFEKIGSGHVAAFFRGDVAALKAAVDAGADAAQRVGEVVATQVIPRPHEDLVGLGTWLS, encoded by the coding sequence ATGGCCAACGAAGCTCTCGGCATGATTGAAACCAAAGGCCTCTGCTCGCTCGTCGAAGCCGCCGATGCCGCCCTCAAAGCCGCCAACGTCGAAATGACCGGATTCGAGAAAATCGGCTCCGGCCACGTCGCTGCCTTCTTCCGCGGAGACGTCGCCGCCCTCAAAGCCGCCGTCGACGCCGGTGCCGATGCCGCCCAGCGCGTCGGTGAAGTCGTCGCCACCCAAGTGATCCCGCGCCCGCACGAAGACCTCGTCGGTCTCGGCACCTGGCTCTCCTGA
- a CDS encoding BMC domain-containing protein, with protein MSESLGLIETKGYVGSIEASDAMVKAAGVRLTRQIQIGGGLVTVVVKGDVGSVKAAVEAGSEAAQRVGELVCSHVIARPHPELLKQFNM; from the coding sequence ATGAGTGAATCTCTCGGTCTTATCGAAACCAAAGGCTACGTCGGCTCCATCGAAGCCAGCGACGCCATGGTCAAAGCAGCAGGCGTCCGCCTGACCCGCCAAATCCAAATTGGCGGCGGTCTCGTCACCGTCGTGGTCAAAGGCGACGTCGGCTCCGTCAAAGCCGCGGTCGAAGCCGGCTCCGAAGCCGCCCAACGCGTCGGCGAGCTCGTCTGCTCGCACGTCATCGCCCGCCCCCATCCCGAGCTGCTCAAGCAGTTCAACATGTAA
- the pduL gene encoding phosphate propanoyltransferase, with translation MLTAPAKPHRAEIEHAVRRLLYQRLGRPTPRAAQAPRPLLVNVSARHCHLTPEAVETLFGKGHELTPMKALYQEGQYAAKESVTLIGPRSRVISNLRILGPCRDLNQVELAYTDAISLGFDIPVRASGDIAGTPGCMLMGPAGFLELPEGVIRAAPHVHMHPTDAEFYGFKPGSFARLKIDGPVGMTFDRILVRVSPDFKLEVHIDTDEGNACGLGPDTPCQLLP, from the coding sequence ATGTTGACCGCCCCTGCCAAACCCCATCGGGCCGAAATCGAACACGCCGTTCGCCGTCTCCTTTACCAGCGTCTGGGTCGTCCCACGCCGCGCGCCGCGCAAGCTCCGCGCCCCCTCCTCGTCAACGTCAGTGCCCGTCACTGTCACCTCACCCCCGAGGCCGTTGAAACCCTCTTCGGCAAGGGCCATGAGCTCACGCCGATGAAGGCGCTTTACCAGGAGGGCCAGTATGCCGCCAAGGAATCGGTTACCCTCATCGGTCCCCGCTCCCGCGTCATCTCCAACCTGCGCATCCTCGGCCCCTGCCGCGATCTCAACCAGGTGGAACTCGCCTACACCGACGCCATTTCGCTCGGCTTCGACATCCCGGTGCGCGCCTCCGGTGACATCGCCGGCACGCCCGGCTGCATGCTCATGGGCCCCGCCGGTTTCCTCGAACTGCCCGAAGGCGTTATCCGCGCCGCGCCGCACGTGCACATGCACCCGACCGACGCCGAATTCTACGGTTTCAAACCCGGCTCCTTCGCCCGGCTCAAAATCGACGGCCCCGTCGGCATGACCTTCGACCGCATCCTCGTGCGCGTCTCCCCCGACTTCAAACTCGAGGTCCACATCGACACCGACGAGGGCAACGCCTGCGGCCTCGGCCCCGACACGCCCTGTCAGCTCCTTCCTTAA